TTGGCAAGATCATTCCCGTCACCATCAAGCAGTGTGCCGGTCATGTTTGCGTAATTGCTCGCGCCGACAGAAATCTTGTGTGACTGACCAGCGGTCAGGTAAACAGCCACGTAGTCGCGGTCGTAATTCCTTGAAATGACGCCAGTAAATGTGTCGCCCGCAGCGATCTGGTAAGGCGTGTCGATACCTGTTGTATCTTCGTTCTCAAATACGGATGCCATGTCGAACCCATCTCAGCGCCCCCACGCGTTCCGGACGGATCGCATGGTGTTGGGGCGTCAATATGGAAGTTCGATGTCCAGCAGTGGGCAGTTGCCTTATTCTTGCGCGGCGGCCAGTGCTTCGTCCATGATCTGGCAAACGGCTTCATCGTCATTGTTTGCAGCCGCGGCATCCATATCCTGCTGCATTTTAAGAACGATAGATTGCGCCTTTGCCGGGTCCGTGGCGACGAGCGCCTGAACAGCGGCGACAAGCGCATCCTGACGGGCCTGCACGTCTTCGGTTGTGCAGGCAAGTGCTGCGGTGCCGGATATTGAAAGCGCGGCGAGTGCGGTGAAGATGATGCGTGTCATATTTGGAATCCTGTTATGCATGTCAGGCCAGATGTGCCAGTTTCACGAGTTGATAGGCAATAACACCTGTTCGTCAGCGTGCGAGTTTCCGCGCAATATCCTCGGACAGTTCAAGAATGGCTTCTGCCTGGGCCCGCGCGACCGCAGCAGTGCCTTCGCCGATCAGCGGGCGGGAGATGTCGAAGCTGGTTGAGCGGTTCGGAAAGTCGATTCCGTCGCCACCGATGTAATACTGGCCTGTAAACCGGAAGATACCGTCCGCACCCGCAAGCATCTGTGACACCTGCACCTCAACGGCGACATCTGGCAGGCCGGCGAACGGCCAGGGGTCGGGCCCGACAGTTGCGCTTAGGATCTTGTCGAGATGACGGGTCATGGACAGCGTGACCGCACGTTCCGGATCGTCCGCCCAAAGGACATCAGCGCTGGTCCCGATGATCCCCGGTGCGACTTCGACGGCAATTTCTTCCGACGCGGCATAGGTCGGCAGGGACACCGTTCGCACCATCACAGAGCTGACAAGCGCGCGCAGCTGCAGCTGGGACTGTACCGGGCTCATGTCCAATCGGTTGGATGGACCCGAACAGGCTGTCAAAAGTGCAAGCGCAAGGGCGGCAAAAAGTTTCGTGTACATGATTATCGCCCTGTCAGAAGTGAGTTTGGATTTCGTTGGATCGTGCGTGCCAGAGCGGAAACCGCGTCGGCTGCTGCTTGAATCTCGCGCAATGTCGCCAGTGTTTCGTTGTTGAAACGCGACCGGTCGCCATAGCCAGAGATCACGGCCTCTGTCTGCGCGACAAGTGAGTTGGCGCGGCTCGCCAGCGCGGGCAATCCTTCGACGGATTGTTCGATCGCCTGTGCAGCTTCGCTGGCCGAGGCGAGTGCCGCGTTTACGTTGTTGATTGCTCCACCTTCGCGCACTTCTTCAAGAAACAAGGACATTTCGTCCAGCGCAGCGGAAAGGGAGGCAGGAATGTCCTGCGTGGATTCGCTGCCGACCAGCGTGTTGATGCTGTCCAGCGTTGCCGTGGCTTCACTGACCAGCGCTTCAAGTTCTAGCGCGTTGGCTTTCGTCGTCAGTTCTTCTAATTGCGCGGTCACGGCAGGCAGGTTTTCGGTGCCCGCTTGCAGGTTTGCGGTGAGTGCATTCGCGCTATCGAGCGTTTCGGTCAGTTTTGCGGCCAGTTGTGCCTGGGCAATATCGGTAACGATACTATCAAAGCCGTCAATGACGCTGCGCAGTTCGGCTGGTACGGCCTGAATGTCTTCTGACCCGATCAGGTTGCGCGTATCTTCAAGCAGGGCGACCAGTTCCTGCGGTGCCTCGCGAAAGCTGTCTTCGTTGGCGAGCCGTTCAAGGCTGTCCATCAGGTCGATGGCACCTTCCATCAATTTCTCGACCGGCAGGTTGTTGATGCGGGTCAGAACGTCCTCGGCACTGTCGGCGACATCGGTGATCGCGGATTCGGTAATCGGGAAGAGCGGGTAGGGTTCAGCGTCGGTGTTCAACACAGCGATAGGTGCGTCTTCAACTTCGACAAATTCAACGATGAGCGATCCTGACAGGATGTTTCCTGTCGTCAGGCGTGCGCGCAGGCCCTGTCGAACAAAATCCGAAAGAAAGCCAAGTGCATCCTCGGTAGACGCGTTTTCACCAAGGCCGAGCCGTTCGGGTTCGATTGCAAGCACCGTACGTAGCTGTACTTGTGCGACGTTGCGATTATCGACGACGACGGCCGAAAGTTCGGTGACCTCGCCGATGCGGATACCCTGAAAGCGGACTTCTGACCCTTTCGTCAGACCACTAACGGACCCGTCAAAAAGAACGGCAACATTCAGAACCGGCCGATCCGGGTCGGCAAACAGGCTGTCGCGTGCGGTAGATTCATCTTGAAACAGATCGAACACCTGACCGTCCCGAATGGGCTGCCCACCAGACACAACCGTGTCGAATGCGATGCCGCCCTCGATCAGGGAGGCAAGCGAGCTCACGTTCAGCTGTAGGCCAGCCGTACCAAAGTTGACGGAGAAACCAGAGGAATCCCAAAACCGTGTCGAGGTGGTGATGCGGCGATCATAGGGATCTTCGACAAAGGCATTCACGACAACGCTTTGGCCATCGGACGCAAGCCGTGGTGTTTCAAGATATCCGACCTGAATTCCCTTGTGCAAGATCGGCGCACCATCCGCGAGGCTGCTGCCATCGCGAGAGCGCAATACGATCTGCGTTCCCCGTTGGTTCGGCCTTATCAGCGGCGGTTCTTCAAGACCTGTAAAGACATACTGCTGCACATCGTTTTCTGTATCCCAGCTACCTTCAATGTAGACACCTGAAAGAACAGTGGACAGACCTGACACGCCGCGCAGCGACACGTCCGGTTGAACAACCCAGAACTGCGCATCATCATCAAGAAATACGGCGACTTCCTTGTCGATCTCTGCCGTGACGACGACATCGCCTAGGCCGTCGGCAAAGGTCACGCCCTCTACGCGGCCGACTTCGACATCGCGATATTTGATGAGTGTTTCGCCAGCCTTGATACCGGACGCATTTTCGAAGGTGATTTCAATCAGTGTCCCGCGACTAGCGTAATTCTGATAGGCCACACCAAGAGACACGGCCAAAGCGACCAAGGGCACGAGCCAGACAAATGAGACGCGCCTGACGCCCTTCGCCTTTGCCGGGCGCACGTCCATTTTTGCAGGTTCTTGTGTATCGCTCATTCAGATTTCCTATCGGCGTCCCAGATCATGCGGGGGTCAAAACTCTGCGCCGCAAGCATGGTGAATATCACCGAAAGCGCGAAGCTTACAGCAGCAATTCCCGGGTTGATTGAGGCGACGGTATTCAGTTGGACGAGGGCTGAAAGAATTGCGACGACGAAGACGTCAATCATGGACCATCGTCCGATAAATTCAACGATATCATAGAGTTTGTGGCGCTGGTGCATGTTCAGTACAGACCGCTTCTGCACCGAAAGCGCAAGATAGATGATCGCAAGGAACTTGCCCAACGGAATCAGGATCGACGCGATAAATACGATGGCCCCAATCCCGTAGTTTCCATAGTGAATCAGTTCCACAACACCGCCGATGATCGTACTTTCGCTGCTTTCGACCAGCGTGTTAGTGCGCAGCATCGGGTAGACGTTCGCCGGGATGAAGGTGATGATACCGGCGATCAGCCAGGCCCAGACATTTTGCAGGCTTTGCGGCTTGCGGCTGGCAATACGCCCTTCGCAACGGATGCAAACCGTGGCGTTGGCCTCGTGCACCTGCCCACAGTTCTGGCAGGCGACAAGACCGGCTTCGCGGGCGGTGATCAGCCCGTCTATGTGTCCAGCGCTTCCCAAATCGAATACCTGCAGATGAGTTGATCTTTGAGAACCGTGATCACCACGAGTCCGGCGAAAGCCCAGAACGCAGGGCCGATCGTCACGGTCGCAAGACCGGCGACCTTGATCAGGGCAACAGTCACCCCGACCATGAAGATTTCCGCCATCGCCCATGGCCGCAGTCGCGACGCCAGCCTGAACATCGCACGTGCGCCCTTGCGTGGTCGTTGACCGCGCACAAGCGGCCCGATCACATAGATCAGCGCTGCAAGTCGGGTGAGTGGCAGAATGATGATGAAAAATGCAACAGCTATTGCAAGCGGGATGGCAAGCCCGTCGTTAAATGCAAGGATTGCACCCACAACCGACGTTGCATTGTGGTTGCCTGCCACGTCGAGGTCGAGAAACGGAAAACTGATCGCAGCAAGCATCAAGACAAATGCCGTAAGCGCAAGCGCGAGGATCCGGGCAAACGCTTCGGGCTGATGCGTCATGATCGCGATGCCGCAACGCTGGCAATACGCCTTTTCACCCGCCGCGAGCGAAGTGGCGACGTGCAGCGTGTCGCAATGCGGGCAAGCAACAAGATCAGAAAGGGGCGGCAGCGACATTAATGGTGCGTTCGTGAATGGCAGATGCGAGCCGTATATACCCAGCGTCGCGCCGACGCCACCGCGCAATCGCGTGATGACGTCAGGCTTTTTAGGGTTTGTCATTTCCGTGATCCGTGTCAAATTATCTGCTGCTTTGGCCAAGTCCGCCATCGCATTTTGCGGATTCAGATCGAGACATGCGGGGGTTCCATTGTCCCGGGCCGCACGCTGTTTCAGGAAGACCCGCAAGGTTGCCTCATCTTTACAGGTGCCTGAAAGACGAAACACATTGCGCGCCTGTTCCACAAAGTAAATGCGTATGCCCTGTCTGTTTTTCCGCCGTTGCCGGCACCTTCCTCACCTCAGCTCGAAACCATTTCAGCATCGCGCAGTGATCCCAAAAGTTTCTAGTCTGTGGGCATTTCAACATAATTTATCTACATTAAAACAGTTTGTTACGCGATCGTGTTCAGGTAAAAGTGACCTCAGGGCGTCAACGTAAACTCTGCTGTGATGATATGGTCGCGCACCCTTTGCGCGTTGGGGATATCATTGCTTTCAGCGCGGCGGGTTGCCACTGTCCGGCTGTAGTTGAGATTGAGCCAGCGCTGGATTAGCCGCGCACGCAGCTCGGGCATTGGTACGTCAAGGAATGCAGTAATATCCCAGTATTGCTGCAACTCGGTCCACGGGTCTTCATCGAAAAGCAGGTAATTCCCTTCGACAATGATCACGGGGCAGTCGGGTGGAATATGCACAGCGCCAGCAATCGCAAGATCGCGGGGCCGGTCGAAAACCGGTGCATAGACGTCTTCTGCGGATGCAAGAGCCTTGACCAACCTGACAAGTCCGCCGGCATCAAAGGTTTCCGGCGCGCCCTTGCGCTGCATCAGGCCGCGATCCTCTAGAATGCGGTTGTCGAGGTGAAAACCGTCCATGGGGACAACGACATTTCGCGTTTTCTGGTCGCTCAGGCGGCGGCTCAGTTCACTTGCCAGTGTCGATTTACCGCTGCCCGGCGCACCCGCAACGGCAATGATAATCCGGTCCTGCGTGGCTTTGAGCGCGTAGATCCGATCAGCCAACTGGTTGATGTGATGTGAAATATCTTGCACGTGTCTGCCTGTCTTCGCTTTTTCGTCTGTCTTAGCCGAACGATTACGGCCCCGCGACGAAAAAATGCCCCTCGGCTTGAAACTGCCGATGGTCAGAGGCAGGCTTGCGCACTAAGTAAGCGCAAAGACAAAGGGATGAGCGCTTGGAAGTTGAAAAGCCATGGTATCTGCGGTTTTACCGCATGTTGTTTGGTGTTTGGACAACTGCATCGGATCGAAACATCGGTTTGATCTCTGCCGGTGTGGCGTTCTTCGGCATGTTTGCAATCTTTCCGGCGATCGCGGCGGTGATCGCTGTTTTTGGTCTTCTTGCGGATCCGGTTGTTGTCGCCGAACAGTTGGCACTGATGAAAGACATCATCCCAAGCGATGCTTATGCAATTCTGACCGGTCAGATAATGCGGCTTCTTGGCGCGCGTGGAGAGACGCTTGGCTGGGCGACTTTCGTATCCATTGCGCTGGCGCTTTGGGCTGCACGGGCAGGGGTCGCAGGCCTGATCGGCGGTCTGAACGAAATCGCAAAACGCCCACCCCGCAACGGCATCAAGCAGATCGTCGTGGCGTTGACTTTGACGATCTGCCTTGTCGCGCTGGCGGTTACGGCCTTGTTCGCGGTTATTGTCGCGCCGATCATTCTGGCATTCGCCCCGCTGACCGAAGGAAACGCTAATGTGCTTGAAGGCGTGCGCTGGGTCGTTGCGTTGGTCGCGCTCTATGCGGCGTTAAGCCTGCTTTACCGTTTCGGGCCAAACCAGCGCCACGCTCGGCTGCGCTGGTTTACCATCGGCGCGGTGACCGTCATCTTCCTTTGGATCGCTGCGTCATTCGGGTTGTCTTACTATCTTTCCAACTTCGCGAGTTACAATGAGGTCTACGGTTCGATTGGTGCCGTGATCGGTATGTTGCTTTGGCTTTACATTACGGCCTATCTCATTCTGCTAGGTGCGGCATTAAATCTACACATTCACGGAAAAGTGGCGGGCGACCCGGTTTCGGAATAGCTAGCAAATTCTGAAAAAATTGAATTGTGGCAAAAGTTTGCCGGAATTCGGGCGATCTTTGCGCAAAATTCCCCCTAGAAATCGAAGAACACCCTAGATACGGTGTTTCTAATGAAAATTGACGCGACCCCGTGAATGAGGGCGCGCATATGAGGCGGAGCAGTATTATGTCAGCGATTAATTTCGTTGTCCGTGGAGACGCGGGCGTCGTGGAACGTGGAGCCGTTGGGGCATCCGGTTCTGATTCAATTGTTGTTGGAGCAGGGCAGGACATCTCTCTGAACCTCCAGCGCAACAGCGTTCTTTCCTACACGCGCAATGGGCAAGCACTGCAAATCACACTGGTTGATGGCCAGACGATTACACTGCAGGGCTTCTTTTCTCCGGATGGTGTCGCAGAGAACAAGCTGTTCCTGTCTGCAAGCGGCCAGTTGGCCGAAGTCCAGTTGGTCGCAGGTGAGGGCAACCTGCTTTACGGTCAATATGTTGACGCGGACGCTTTTGGTAAGTGGTCGCCTGACGACGCACTTTATTTCACCGATGACGGCGGCATTGCCATCGCAGGCGTAGAGCCGTCTGGCCCCGACGCGGGCATGTTGGGCGTTCCGCTTCTGGGCGGCCTTGGTGGCCTTGGCAGCACAGCGGCGATCGGTGCTGCTGGTCTTGGTGGCGCGCTGTTGCTAAGCGGCGGCAGTGAAGGCGGCGAAGGTGGGGCGGTCAGCCCGGGTGGGGAAGACCCCGATCCTGTTGATCCTGATCCCGTCGATCCAGATCCGGTTGACCCCGATCCAATTGATCCCCCGGAAGTTGCGATCACGGATGGCGTCAAGAGCGTTGGTCACACAGTAAACGACGAAGATCATTCTGATGGGGTCGAAATCTCCGGCACTGGAACCCCTGGTGCGACCGGAACGATCACTGTCGGCGACGTCACCAAGGATGTGGTCATCGGTGAAGATGGCACCTGGACTGTTTCACTGACAACCGAAGAGGTTGAGGGCGGTGAATATGAAACTGGCGTCAGCATCACGGTTACGAACGAAGGCGGGTCTACCACTGCAACCGACACGCTTGTCATCGACACGATCACGACGGTCACAATCGATACCAGCGCAGCTGGCGGCGACGGTACTGTCAACGAGGTCGAGCATGTTGACGGCGTTACCGTAAACGGCCTGGCCGAAGCGAACGCGACAGTGGTTGTCACGACATCCGGTGGCGCGACGCAAACTGTCATGGCGACGTCCGAAGGTACGTGGACAGCGACTTTCGCATCTTCCGAAGTTGCGGAAGGCACATATGATCTGGGCGTGACTGCGGTTTCCACTGATGCGTTCGGAAATACAGCCACGGCGTCCGGTTCGGTCCATGTGGATACCGAGCTTGATGTCACAATCAACTATCGCAACGTCGAGGGCGACGGGGTTGTCAACGCAGTTGAACAGTCCGACGGTGTAGATATCACCGGCACGACAGAAGCCGGCGCCAGCGTTGTTGTAACCTTCGGTACGGGAACCCGCACTGTGACGGCCGATGGCAGCGGCAACTGGAGCGCAAGTTTCACAGCCTCTGAAGTGCCAACAGGCGAACTTGAGGCACCGGTCACCGCAACGGCGACGGATGCTGCGGGCAACGTTGCAACGACGACACGCGACATCACCATCGACACTGAAATCGACGTCACGCTGGAAGAAACCGGCGGTGGTGTGGATGGTGTGATCAACGCGGTTGAACGCGGTGACGGCGTGCTGCTGAGCGGTGAAACCGATCCGAATGCGATGGTCGAAGTGACGTTCCAGGGTATCACGCGCGAAACGCAGGCTGACTCGGATGGTAACTGGGCCGTCGGTTATACCGGAGGCGAACTGCCCACCGGCAATATCGAAACGGATCTGCCTGTAGCGGTCGTTGCGACTGATGAAGCCGGCAACGTTGCAACAACAAGCGGCACGGTAACACTGGATACATACGTCAACCGTCTTGCGTCGACATCCAGCCCGATTGAGGGCGACGATGTGGTCAACAACGCAGAAGCGTCCGATGGCATCACACTGACGGGTGTGGTCGAAAAGGGCTCTACGGTGAAAGCCACATTCGAAGGCGTCACGAAGGCGGCAACAGTGACCAGCGACGGGACATGGACCGTTACATTCGATGCGAATGAAATCCCATCGGGCACATATGACGCAGTGGTCAAGATCGACGCAACAGATGCGGCTGGCAACAAAGCTTCAATCAACGAAACCTTTGCTGTCGATACCGACGCGCCTGATGCGGCGGACGTGACAGGCTTCATCGAAGTGCAAAACGACACGGCAGGTGCGATCATCCGCGCAAGCTCTGACGTGATCAGCGGCGAAAACGACGTCACGATCCATCAGGTCGGCGAAGGTGCCGCCGGTGGCGCGAAAGAGATCGCGGCAACGGGTGGCCAAGTCGGTGGGAACATCTACTACGGCTTTGATGACGAGTATGTGGTGCCCAACGGCTCGCATCTGGTGGTCCAGAAAGAGGACGATGCGGGTAACACCAATTCGACGCTTATGGTGCTGGACGTGAACGGCAATGACAACGTCGATATCACTGCCGGTGCACTGGATGGCTTCAACATCGGTGCGATTGATCTGGAGCACGCCGAAGACAGCGTCGTCGATCTGTCCACAGCCGATCTGGAAGCGATGTCTGCCAATGACAACATCCTTGTGATCCACGGTCGTGATACGGATACGGTCAATCTGGACGGTGCAGCCGCCAAGACCGGAACCGAGACGATCAACGGCAAGGACTATGACGTCTACAGCGTTGGCGATGATGGCGGGCAGCTGATCATCAACAGCGACATCATGTTCAACCAGAACGTGGTCTAAGACTTCTAGGGGCGCAGCACATGCGCCCCTACTTCCCGACCCGGGACAAAAAACAAAAACACTTCGGGGGGCAGGCGGTATGAAAGAGGGCAGGGCAAATCTATCTCGGGCAGCGGTGTTGCTTGCAGTGTTCGCACTGCCTGCATGTCTGCCGACAGATGGTTTGAACCTTGATGCGCCTCTGTCCATGCTTGGCGGCGACAAGGCTGCGAATGCATCCGCCCCTGCGCAGACGCTTGAGGTCGAGCAGGCCAATGGCACACAATCGGAAATTATCAACGGACTGCTGAACCGGCGGTCCGTTTTGCAATCTGGCCCATACCAAGACGTGGCAAGCGCCGTGCTGGCCGCGAATTCCCGCGCCGCCGAGGCTGACCTGCGTGCAGCAAAGCTGAGATCACAGGCAAGGGCCAACAACTGGCTGCCGACGCTTGGCCCTACAGTCAGCCTGACGTCGCTTGGCGATGTTGTCACTGGCCTGGTTGTCGATGCTGTCCTGTTCGACAACGGACGCAAGCGGGCTGAACGCGATTATGCTGCCGCTGACGTCGAAGTCGCAGCTGTGACCCTTGCCCAAGATACGAACGACCGCGTTCTTCAAGGTCTGGAGCTTTACCTGACTGCGCAGCAGGCGCTCGCCCGCGCAGAGGTCAACAAGGCCGCAATGTCAAAGATGGAACGCTTTGAATACATCATGTCTGAACGGGTCCGTGGCGGTGTGTCCGGCCGTGTTGATCTGCAAATTGTACAGCAAAAGCTGAACCAGATGCGCGCCGATATGGCGTCAGACCAAGAAGCCGCAGCCGCGGCGCTTTCCGAACTCTCTGCGATGTCCGCAAGCCCGGTGACGGGTATCTCTGGTGTCTCCTCCCTCACCACGGATCTGACAGCGCAGCCCCTCAGCGTCATGAAAGCTGAAGCTGAGGCAACCCGCGCTGTCGCCGAGGCAACCGTTGCCCGCGCAGGCTTTCTCCCGAGCCTGACTGCAAGTGGCAACCTCGCCGATGGCGGCAGTGGCGGGCTGACGGTCGGGGCGGCCAATGGCATCGGTTTTGGTCTTGGTGCCAATCTTGAGGCCATCGAACAGCAGCGCGCAGCCGCGCAGGCCCGTGTCGGGCAGGTGCAGGAAGACGCAAATCGCCGCCTGCGTGCCCTGGAGGGCGAATTGACATCTTTGCGCCGACAGGAAGCACAGGCGCAGACGCTCGCCGCACAAGCTGCGGCAAACTACGATATTTTTGCAGAACAGCAGCGGGCCGGACAGCGCACCGTTCCCGAAGCCGTTGGCATTTTTGAAACGAAGGTCCGCACGGAACGCGAGGCTGCGGCGTTGCGGTACGACGTTGCGCGTGTGGATTTGAAGATTGCCGCCCTGAAGGGCGTGTTGGTGAATGGGGACCAGATATGAGCGGACCAATCCTTGCGTTTGACATGAACGCGACGCGCGGTGCCAAGCTGGCCCGTATTGAACCAAAGCAGATTGAGCTGCCCGTGGAAGAGGTTGCCAATGATCCGGCACCGTCTCCGGCGATCAACCGTTTCAACGAAAAGGCAGACGCGCGGGCAGAAGTGTCCAGCATTTACGCCGGCTTTCTGGGTGTCGAGCTGCAAAAATCCGACCTGCTGGAACGGCTGACCATTGATGAAAGCGAAGATCTGGGCAGCGAGGCCATTGCGGCAGCATTGTCAGAGGTTGGATTGATCACCGTGGTCAATGACATCCGTCATCCCAAGGCAACTGATTGGCCTGCTTTGGCTGAAATGACATCGGGGCAGGTGGTATTGGTGCTGGCACAGGCGGGCGATACACTGACCGTCTACGATACCACCTGCAAAGATAATCGCGCCGAAGTGAGCATGGCGGAATTTCTGCCCTACTTTGGCGGGCGTGTGATCCGGGCGGATATTGCCGTGCAGGAGCTGACAACCCGACATGCCAAAAAGGGGCAAAAGGCCCATTGGTTCTGGGGCGAAATCTCCAAGTTCCGCCGCATCATCTTTGAGGTCGCGCTTGGGTCTTTCGTCGCCAACCTTCTGGCCGTCGCGGTCGCCCTGTTTTCGTTGCAGGTTTATGATCGCGTCATTCCTCATCAATCGACCTCGACGCTGATGGTGCTGGCAATCGGTGCTGGCATTGCATTGTTGCTTGAAGCCTTCCTGCGCATCGCGCGCGCGCGCCTGATGGACGGGGCCGGTCGCCGGATCGAATTGCGTATTCAGAACATGCTGATGGACAGACTGCTGGGCATGCAGGCAGGCCGACCGGGGCAATCGCCCTCGAACACCTTTGCAGCTGTCCGCGAATTCAGCTCGATCCGTGAGTTCTTTACCGCATCAACCATCGGCACCTTGACCGATTTGCCATTCATCGTTCTGTTTCTGGCGCTTGTCGCGTCGATCGGCGGAAACGTTGTTTGGGTGTTGTTTATCGGGGGTATCCTGATGGTGCTGCCAT
The sequence above is drawn from the Cognatiyoonia koreensis genome and encodes:
- a CDS encoding PqiC family protein; the encoded protein is MYTKLFAALALALLTACSGPSNRLDMSPVQSQLQLRALVSSVMVRTVSLPTYAASEEIAVEVAPGIIGTSADVLWADDPERAVTLSMTRHLDKILSATVGPDPWPFAGLPDVAVEVQVSQMLAGADGIFRFTGQYYIGGDGIDFPNRSTSFDISRPLIGEGTAAVARAQAEAILELSEDIARKLAR
- a CDS encoding intermembrane transport protein PqiB; the protein is MSDTQEPAKMDVRPAKAKGVRRVSFVWLVPLVALAVSLGVAYQNYASRGTLIEITFENASGIKAGETLIKYRDVEVGRVEGVTFADGLGDVVVTAEIDKEVAVFLDDDAQFWVVQPDVSLRGVSGLSTVLSGVYIEGSWDTENDVQQYVFTGLEEPPLIRPNQRGTQIVLRSRDGSSLADGAPILHKGIQVGYLETPRLASDGQSVVVNAFVEDPYDRRITTSTRFWDSSGFSVNFGTAGLQLNVSSLASLIEGGIAFDTVVSGGQPIRDGQVFDLFQDESTARDSLFADPDRPVLNVAVLFDGSVSGLTKGSEVRFQGIRIGEVTELSAVVVDNRNVAQVQLRTVLAIEPERLGLGENASTEDALGFLSDFVRQGLRARLTTGNILSGSLIVEFVEVEDAPIAVLNTDAEPYPLFPITESAITDVADSAEDVLTRINNLPVEKLMEGAIDLMDSLERLANEDSFREAPQELVALLEDTRNLIGSEDIQAVPAELRSVIDGFDSIVTDIAQAQLAAKLTETLDSANALTANLQAGTENLPAVTAQLEELTTKANALELEALVSEATATLDSINTLVGSESTQDIPASLSAALDEMSLFLEEVREGGAINNVNAALASASEAAQAIEQSVEGLPALASRANSLVAQTEAVISGYGDRSRFNNETLATLREIQAAADAVSALARTIQRNPNSLLTGR
- a CDS encoding paraquat-inducible protein A, producing MGSAGHIDGLITAREAGLVACQNCGQVHEANATVCIRCEGRIASRKPQSLQNVWAWLIAGIITFIPANVYPMLRTNTLVESSESTIIGGVVELIHYGNYGIGAIVFIASILIPLGKFLAIIYLALSVQKRSVLNMHQRHKLYDIVEFIGRWSMIDVFVVAILSALVQLNTVASINPGIAAVSFALSVIFTMLAAQSFDPRMIWDADRKSE
- a CDS encoding paraquat-inducible protein A is translated as MTNPKKPDVITRLRGGVGATLGIYGSHLPFTNAPLMSLPPLSDLVACPHCDTLHVATSLAAGEKAYCQRCGIAIMTHQPEAFARILALALTAFVLMLAAISFPFLDLDVAGNHNATSVVGAILAFNDGLAIPLAIAVAFFIIILPLTRLAALIYVIGPLVRGQRPRKGARAMFRLASRLRPWAMAEIFMVGVTVALIKVAGLATVTIGPAFWAFAGLVVITVLKDQLICRYSIWEALDT
- a CDS encoding AAA family ATPase — its product is MQDISHHINQLADRIYALKATQDRIIIAVAGAPGSGKSTLASELSRRLSDQKTRNVVVPMDGFHLDNRILEDRGLMQRKGAPETFDAGGLVRLVKALASAEDVYAPVFDRPRDLAIAGAVHIPPDCPVIIVEGNYLLFDEDPWTELQQYWDITAFLDVPMPELRARLIQRWLNLNYSRTVATRRAESNDIPNAQRVRDHIITAEFTLTP
- a CDS encoding YihY/virulence factor BrkB family protein, which produces MEVEKPWYLRFYRMLFGVWTTASDRNIGLISAGVAFFGMFAIFPAIAAVIAVFGLLADPVVVAEQLALMKDIIPSDAYAILTGQIMRLLGARGETLGWATFVSIALALWAARAGVAGLIGGLNEIAKRPPRNGIKQIVVALTLTICLVALAVTALFAVIVAPIILAFAPLTEGNANVLEGVRWVVALVALYAALSLLYRFGPNQRHARLRWFTIGAVTVIFLWIAASFGLSYYLSNFASYNEVYGSIGAVIGMLLWLYITAYLILLGAALNLHIHGKVAGDPVSE
- a CDS encoding BapA/Bap/LapF family prefix-like domain-containing protein, which encodes MSAINFVVRGDAGVVERGAVGASGSDSIVVGAGQDISLNLQRNSVLSYTRNGQALQITLVDGQTITLQGFFSPDGVAENKLFLSASGQLAEVQLVAGEGNLLYGQYVDADAFGKWSPDDALYFTDDGGIAIAGVEPSGPDAGMLGVPLLGGLGGLGSTAAIGAAGLGGALLLSGGSEGGEGGAVSPGGEDPDPVDPDPVDPDPVDPDPIDPPEVAITDGVKSVGHTVNDEDHSDGVEISGTGTPGATGTITVGDVTKDVVIGEDGTWTVSLTTEEVEGGEYETGVSITVTNEGGSTTATDTLVIDTITTVTIDTSAAGGDGTVNEVEHVDGVTVNGLAEANATVVVTTSGGATQTVMATSEGTWTATFASSEVAEGTYDLGVTAVSTDAFGNTATASGSVHVDTELDVTINYRNVEGDGVVNAVEQSDGVDITGTTEAGASVVVTFGTGTRTVTADGSGNWSASFTASEVPTGELEAPVTATATDAAGNVATTTRDITIDTEIDVTLEETGGGVDGVINAVERGDGVLLSGETDPNAMVEVTFQGITRETQADSDGNWAVGYTGGELPTGNIETDLPVAVVATDEAGNVATTSGTVTLDTYVNRLASTSSPIEGDDVVNNAEASDGITLTGVVEKGSTVKATFEGVTKAATVTSDGTWTVTFDANEIPSGTYDAVVKIDATDAAGNKASINETFAVDTDAPDAADVTGFIEVQNDTAGAIIRASSDVISGENDVTIHQVGEGAAGGAKEIAATGGQVGGNIYYGFDDEYVVPNGSHLVVQKEDDAGNTNSTLMVLDVNGNDNVDITAGALDGFNIGAIDLEHAEDSVVDLSTADLEAMSANDNILVIHGRDTDTVNLDGAAAKTGTETINGKDYDVYSVGDDGGQLIINSDIMFNQNVV
- a CDS encoding TolC family protein, whose product is MFALPACLPTDGLNLDAPLSMLGGDKAANASAPAQTLEVEQANGTQSEIINGLLNRRSVLQSGPYQDVASAVLAANSRAAEADLRAAKLRSQARANNWLPTLGPTVSLTSLGDVVTGLVVDAVLFDNGRKRAERDYAAADVEVAAVTLAQDTNDRVLQGLELYLTAQQALARAEVNKAAMSKMERFEYIMSERVRGGVSGRVDLQIVQQKLNQMRADMASDQEAAAAALSELSAMSASPVTGISGVSSLTTDLTAQPLSVMKAEAEATRAVAEATVARAGFLPSLTASGNLADGGSGGLTVGAANGIGFGLGANLEAIEQQRAAAQARVGQVQEDANRRLRALEGELTSLRRQEAQAQTLAAQAAANYDIFAEQQRAGQRTVPEAVGIFETKVRTEREAAALRYDVARVDLKIAALKGVLVNGDQI